The following proteins are co-located in the Pseudoalteromonas sp. N1230-9 genome:
- a CDS encoding flagellar basal body L-ring protein FlgH produces the protein MIKLSATVLLVMLLAGCSSTDHEQYVQCKVVHGEPKCPIQKQSRAREDYEVAKDAYQVGLNYENGSLYSDNYMFSLYSDKRAYRVGDILTVVLNERTQSSKSADSNLEKNTDVDVSVPLAGNLNVADFNLGIGSSTEFDGGSSASQQNFLSGAITVRVIHVLSNGTLVIKGRKQIQLNQGDEYIEMEGLVRPDDIDVANRISSLRVAEAQISYTGSGTLADASSPGWFTSLFSRYLNPF, from the coding sequence ATGATTAAGTTAAGTGCTACTGTTTTATTGGTTATGCTGCTAGCAGGGTGTAGCAGTACCGATCATGAACAATATGTGCAATGTAAAGTTGTTCATGGTGAACCCAAGTGCCCGATTCAAAAACAATCCAGAGCACGCGAAGACTATGAAGTCGCTAAAGATGCGTATCAAGTAGGCTTAAATTATGAAAACGGTAGCCTTTACAGTGACAACTATATGTTTTCTCTGTATTCCGATAAACGTGCTTATCGAGTGGGTGACATTTTAACGGTTGTTTTAAATGAGCGCACACAGTCGAGCAAAAGTGCTGATAGTAACTTAGAAAAAAATACTGATGTTGATGTGTCGGTGCCTTTAGCGGGTAACTTGAATGTCGCTGATTTTAATTTAGGAATAGGTTCAAGCACTGAATTTGATGGTGGTAGTAGCGCAAGTCAGCAAAACTTTTTAAGCGGTGCAATTACAGTGCGCGTTATTCATGTGCTTTCAAATGGCACATTAGTGATTAAAGGACGCAAACAGATTCAGCTAAATCAAGGTGATGAATACATTGAAATGGAAGGCCTCGTTCGCCCAGATGATATTGACGTAGCTAACCGCATTTCATCATTAAGAGTTGCCGAAGCACAAATTAGCTATACAGGTAGCGGCACACTAGCCGATGCATCAAGCCCAGGTTGGTTTACTTCTTTATTTAGCCGTTATTTAAACCCATTTTAG
- a CDS encoding flagellar basal body P-ring protein FlgI, whose product MKQILLLLLVLSSCFTPVQAEPSSRQLLELVDVLGVRDNQLVGYGLVVGLAGSGDKAQVKFSAQSLNNMLKQFGVTMDESRLPKSKNIAAVAVHATLPPMANPGQAIDVTVNSLGDAKSLHGGSLMLTPLKGIDGKVYALAQGNLVVGGTNASGRNGSSVTVNVPTSGIIPDGAIIERNTADMFKLQPDVILNLKEPNYQTARNIVKAINKVFGPSVASAENWGRLKVSAPIDPDSRNTFMSMLQDIRVEQGSKQPRVIFNSRTGTVVMNELVKVNQAAVSHGNLTITITEMEGASQPNAFSNGRTMPLQSSNIDVQEQHNGMLLMPTGTSLDEIVKAINALGATPSELMSILIALDKAGALEAELLVI is encoded by the coding sequence ATGAAACAGATACTTTTACTATTGCTTGTTCTTAGTAGTTGCTTTACGCCAGTGCAAGCAGAGCCGTCTTCACGCCAGCTTCTTGAGCTGGTTGATGTATTAGGAGTAAGAGACAATCAGCTTGTAGGCTACGGCTTAGTGGTTGGTCTAGCTGGCTCTGGCGATAAGGCACAAGTAAAGTTTTCTGCGCAATCTTTGAATAATATGCTTAAACAGTTCGGCGTCACAATGGATGAAAGCCGTCTGCCTAAATCGAAGAATATCGCAGCGGTTGCTGTGCATGCAACACTTCCTCCTATGGCCAACCCTGGCCAAGCAATTGATGTAACGGTTAACTCTTTAGGGGACGCCAAAAGCCTTCATGGGGGGAGTTTAATGCTTACTCCTTTAAAGGGCATTGATGGCAAAGTATATGCACTGGCGCAAGGTAACCTTGTTGTAGGTGGTACGAATGCCAGTGGCCGTAATGGTTCATCTGTCACAGTAAACGTCCCCACGTCGGGGATTATTCCTGACGGTGCGATCATTGAACGTAACACGGCTGATATGTTCAAGTTGCAACCTGATGTAATTTTGAATTTAAAAGAACCCAATTACCAAACCGCTCGAAACATTGTTAAAGCGATCAATAAAGTTTTTGGGCCATCGGTTGCAAGTGCTGAAAACTGGGGGCGTTTAAAAGTCAGTGCGCCAATCGACCCTGATAGCCGCAACACTTTCATGTCAATGCTTCAAGACATTCGTGTAGAACAAGGCTCTAAACAGCCACGTGTTATTTTTAATAGTCGTACTGGTACGGTCGTGATGAACGAGTTGGTAAAAGTGAACCAAGCTGCGGTAAGTCATGGCAACTTGACCATTACGATAACTGAAATGGAAGGGGCTTCACAGCCTAACGCATTTTCGAATGGCAGAACGATGCCATTGCAATCGAGTAATATCGATGTGCAGGAGCAACACAATGGTATGTTACTGATGCCGACAGGGACTTCGCTGGATGAAATTGTAAAAGCAATTAATGCGCTTGGTGCTACACCGAGTGAGTTAATGTCAATTCTAATTGCGCTTGATAAGGCTGGCGCCTTAGAAGCTGAACTACTCGTGATTTAA
- a CDS encoding rod-binding protein, with the protein MTIELTKPDFNTLQSLAIDPGQVQQLIANNTQEEGIQKAAEQFEAIFLQLVLKNMHAATEAVSSQNGFFASKEQQQFRDMYDAQTAQELAANNQLGLAEAIVRQFREKFTPVENKFKEMAQVVAEHSKEVNEVEAAPAPVERLSGPAFAQSLNIIPIR; encoded by the coding sequence GTGACTATTGAGTTAACCAAGCCGGATTTTAATACCTTACAATCGCTTGCTATCGATCCTGGTCAAGTTCAGCAGCTTATAGCTAATAATACGCAAGAGGAAGGAATTCAAAAGGCTGCGGAGCAATTTGAAGCTATTTTCTTGCAGTTGGTTTTGAAAAACATGCATGCTGCAACCGAGGCCGTGTCATCACAAAATGGCTTTTTTGCAAGCAAAGAGCAACAGCAATTTCGTGATATGTATGATGCCCAAACAGCTCAGGAGCTAGCTGCAAATAACCAGTTAGGTTTAGCTGAGGCAATCGTTCGTCAATTTAGAGAAAAGTTTACACCGGTTGAAAATAAATTTAAGGAAATGGCACAAGTTGTCGCTGAACATAGTAAAGAGGTGAATGAAGTTGAGGCAGCGCCTGCGCCTGTTGAGCGTTTAAGTGGCCCTGCATTCGCTCAATCACTTAATATTATTCCGATTAGGTAA
- the flgK gene encoding flagellar hook-associated protein FlgK — protein MSMISNAMSGLNAANVAMTVAGQNVANAAVDGYSRQAASFATSNSPLGGVYVNSVDRIVDAFLNDDIWRTQSDLSYYQSKQTYLGYVEEIVGTDSLNFNDAVGQITNAFNAAASSPDSNAYRQQIISSSEGLIQDLAQMNGALSAQIDKLSLEMTNLASNTSSTAQQIADVNQNIVQAIAKKQPTAELKDKREQLITELSSQIGIAITERDDGSLDISTLSGAPLVIGTSAATVSVAGTEVSTSLKGQSFTLNDQVGGKFGGLISADLQVIQPTLEKLSDLVKDFADDVNTALSEGFDLNGDAGIPLFTYNVANPLSSIEINPAITPEKIALIGGEFDAGGNWVAAGGRGDNANVANIIAAIQSNDDDFSVLVGDLGIASKQNQNSATTSEVLNSNAVLARDSRSGVNLDEEAANLLHFQQMYSANAKVITTADQVFNTLLTMF, from the coding sequence ATGTCAATGATAAGTAACGCCATGAGTGGCTTAAATGCGGCTAATGTCGCTATGACGGTTGCAGGTCAAAATGTTGCAAATGCAGCGGTTGATGGCTACTCACGTCAAGCTGCAAGTTTTGCTACGAGCAACTCGCCGTTAGGCGGTGTTTATGTTAATTCAGTCGATCGTATTGTCGATGCATTTTTAAATGATGATATTTGGCGCACGCAGTCTGACTTGTCTTATTATCAAAGCAAGCAAACATATTTAGGTTATGTAGAAGAAATTGTTGGTACAGACTCGTTAAATTTTAATGATGCTGTTGGGCAGATAACAAATGCCTTTAATGCTGCGGCAAGTAGTCCTGATTCAAACGCATATAGACAGCAAATTATTTCTTCATCTGAAGGGTTGATACAAGACTTAGCACAAATGAATGGTGCGCTTTCGGCACAAATAGATAAATTGAGCCTAGAGATGACGAACTTAGCAAGTAACACTAGTTCAACAGCTCAACAGATCGCGGACGTGAATCAGAACATAGTGCAAGCTATAGCAAAGAAGCAGCCTACCGCAGAACTCAAAGACAAGCGCGAACAATTAATAACAGAACTATCATCGCAAATAGGTATTGCCATCACTGAACGTGATGATGGTAGCCTTGATATTAGCACTCTAAGTGGCGCGCCTTTAGTTATTGGTACTTCTGCTGCAACAGTGTCAGTTGCGGGAACTGAGGTTAGCACGTCATTAAAGGGGCAATCATTTACACTTAATGACCAAGTCGGTGGTAAGTTTGGTGGCTTAATTAGTGCCGACTTGCAAGTTATTCAACCAACACTTGAAAAACTAAGTGATTTGGTCAAAGACTTTGCCGATGATGTGAATACTGCTTTATCTGAAGGGTTTGACTTAAATGGTGATGCTGGTATTCCTTTATTTACTTACAACGTTGCAAACCCTCTATCGTCAATCGAAATTAATCCTGCAATTACCCCAGAAAAAATAGCGTTAATAGGGGGGGAGTTTGATGCTGGAGGAAATTGGGTTGCAGCAGGCGGGCGTGGCGATAACGCCAATGTCGCCAATATTATTGCGGCTATTCAAAGTAATGATGATGACTTCTCTGTGTTGGTTGGGGATTTGGGGATTGCAAGTAAACAAAATCAAAACAGTGCGACAACCTCGGAAGTGTTAAATAGCAATGCGGTACTTGCTCGAGATAGCCGAAGCGGCGTAAACCTAGATGAAGAAGCTGCTAATTTGCTGCATTTTCAGCAAATGTACAGCGCGAATGCCAAAGTGATTACTACGGCTGATCAAGTATTCAATACTTTACTAACCATGTTTTAG
- the flgL gene encoding flagellar hook-associated protein FlgL, with product MRISSHQFHLNSIKNIQHNTAEFNKASVQLSTNERISKPSDDPLGAVMLLKLESEIESLSQYQSNMDAVNYALGQQEVQLTGIVNQSYSLQELITTAADGSMGTEQLKALGQEMRVIFQGMLDLMNAQDGEGRYLFSGSETNSKPFILDAAGDYIYNGDERVREVAVSPDSSVLTNIIGSDLDPNADFLNAMKDYLDLIDNPPAAGVGNESRTMINNLSDYLGHITGEITVIGGTMASMDSLATSNQDINTFTTNLRDDISAVDYPEAYIRMNESMAAYESSMQVYANVTQLSLFSYIK from the coding sequence ATGCGTATTAGTAGTCACCAATTTCATCTTAATTCAATTAAAAATATCCAGCATAACACTGCAGAATTTAATAAAGCATCAGTTCAATTGTCGACCAATGAGCGTATTTCGAAACCATCGGATGACCCTTTAGGTGCCGTTATGTTGCTAAAGCTTGAAAGTGAAATCGAGTCTTTATCGCAATATCAAAGCAACATGGATGCAGTCAATTACGCTTTAGGCCAGCAAGAAGTACAGCTAACAGGCATTGTAAATCAAAGCTACTCATTACAAGAGCTCATTACGACTGCGGCAGATGGTTCAATGGGCACTGAGCAATTAAAAGCACTTGGACAAGAAATGCGGGTGATTTTTCAAGGAATGCTCGATTTAATGAATGCTCAGGATGGCGAAGGGCGTTATTTATTTTCTGGTAGCGAAACCAATAGTAAGCCTTTTATTCTAGATGCCGCGGGAGATTACATTTATAACGGTGATGAACGTGTTCGCGAAGTGGCAGTGTCACCAGACTCTAGCGTATTAACAAATATTATTGGTAGTGATTTAGACCCTAATGCTGATTTTTTAAACGCCATGAAAGATTATTTGGATTTAATTGACAACCCACCTGCTGCAGGTGTTGGTAATGAGTCACGCACTATGATTAATAATTTATCTGATTACTTAGGTCATATTACCGGCGAAATAACAGTGATCGGTGGCACGATGGCATCAATGGATTCGTTGGCAACCAGCAACCAAGACATCAATACGTTTACGACTAACCTGCGTGATGACATTAGTGCAGTTGACTACCCTGAAGCCTATATTCGCATGAACGAATCAATGGCTGCTTATGAGTCTTCGATGCAAGTGTATGCAAATGTTACACAGCTTTCATTGTTTTCATATATTAAGTAG
- a CDS encoding flagellin: protein MLVQGSEKPTQIESVKSSKASVVEQKSSVSASDVKQSAKNTAPEQGQVAVLSRWAKKGQLSQAMAQVEHREMTIKQLYSGLEKLAQQLKSMPSSAPVSALQSHSMTQQITQLQQQASAQSSGLNSQLKVQQPNAQVVRQLNSKVDLISQRPHDESIHLLLGRSGKAVHLQLPANQSEAENLNTIAEAFAKQQINVEVNRDNRLLFTTSPEYSDTLKESWVITGQGVRVAAGNPISLQLSELASPLDQLEESVKKQQDVSAHLDFINRAQRQLKANLLQIQAQHRELTAQLQQIEKSADVSGEQMTQLSQSLKSKMLTPNVDNIAVITAQANMTRSMVKYALA from the coding sequence ATGCTTGTTCAAGGTAGCGAGAAGCCAACGCAGATTGAATCAGTTAAGTCGAGCAAAGCATCTGTTGTTGAGCAGAAGAGCTCGGTGTCGGCTAGTGATGTAAAGCAATCAGCTAAAAATACAGCTCCTGAACAAGGCCAAGTTGCCGTATTATCTCGATGGGCTAAAAAGGGGCAGTTGAGCCAAGCGATGGCGCAAGTTGAACATCGTGAAATGACGATAAAACAGTTATATTCAGGTCTAGAAAAGCTCGCGCAACAGTTAAAATCAATGCCTAGTAGTGCACCGGTTTCTGCTTTACAAAGCCACAGTATGACGCAGCAAATTACTCAGCTGCAGCAACAAGCAAGCGCACAAAGTTCAGGTCTAAATTCGCAACTTAAAGTGCAGCAGCCAAATGCTCAAGTTGTGCGTCAGTTAAATAGTAAAGTCGATTTGATATCACAGCGTCCGCACGATGAAAGTATTCATTTGCTGCTAGGACGAAGCGGTAAAGCCGTACATTTACAGCTACCGGCTAATCAAAGTGAAGCTGAAAACTTAAATACAATTGCTGAAGCATTCGCCAAGCAGCAAATAAATGTTGAGGTTAACCGCGATAACCGTTTGTTGTTCACTACATCTCCTGAGTACAGTGATACACTTAAAGAAAGTTGGGTCATTACCGGCCAGGGAGTAAGGGTTGCAGCGGGTAATCCTATTTCACTCCAACTTTCAGAGCTCGCCAGTCCGCTTGATCAACTAGAAGAGTCGGTAAAAAAACAGCAAGATGTCAGCGCACATTTAGATTTTATAAATCGTGCTCAGCGTCAGCTAAAGGCTAATTTATTACAAATCCAAGCCCAGCACCGTGAGCTTACAGCCCAATTACAGCAAATAGAAAAAAGTGCAGATGTCTCTGGTGAGCAAATGACGCAACTTAGCCAATCATTAAAATCAAAAATGCTTACGCCAAATGTTGATAATATTGCTGTGATAACAGCACAAGCAAACATGACCCGTAGTATGGTGAAATACGCTTTAGCTTAA
- a CDS encoding flagellin N-terminal helical domain-containing protein, with amino-acid sequence MALSIQSNMASLSIQNQLNRSNNDLSVALERLGSGFKINSAKDDAAGLQIATRLNAQVRGQEAGLYNGNNAMSMMQTAEGAFEEMTNIAYRMKELATQGASDTNGAGEWTAQSAEYTALAAELTNIMDNTSFGDGTTLLDAAGKFGAGQVDFQVGASAAETLSVDISAELGNVTTAIGSAAAFTDVATAQAQIAFVDTIIDEIGTARSGLGATMNRLEHTMNNVTNMKENTQASAGQLMDADFAQETSNMTKQQLLMNSGISVLSTANSTTQMIGSLLR; translated from the coding sequence ATGGCTTTATCAATTCAATCAAACATGGCGTCACTTTCTATTCAAAACCAACTTAACCGTAGCAACAACGATCTTTCTGTTGCACTTGAGCGTTTAGGTTCTGGTTTTAAAATTAACTCTGCAAAAGATGATGCTGCAGGTCTGCAAATCGCGACACGTCTTAATGCACAGGTTCGTGGTCAAGAAGCAGGTCTTTATAACGGTAACAATGCAATGTCTATGATGCAAACAGCTGAAGGCGCGTTTGAAGAAATGACAAATATTGCATACCGTATGAAAGAACTTGCAACGCAAGGTGCAAGTGACACAAATGGTGCCGGTGAGTGGACAGCACAAAGTGCAGAGTACACAGCTCTTGCAGCAGAGCTAACTAACATCATGGATAACACGTCGTTTGGTGACGGTACAACACTACTTGATGCAGCTGGTAAATTCGGTGCTGGTCAAGTTGATTTCCAAGTAGGTGCAAGTGCAGCAGAAACACTAAGTGTGGATATCTCAGCTGAGCTTGGCAACGTAACTACTGCAATTGGTAGCGCAGCAGCGTTTACTGATGTAGCAACAGCTCAAGCTCAAATCGCATTTGTTGACACTATCATTGATGAAATTGGTACAGCTCGTTCTGGTTTAGGTGCAACAATGAACCGCCTTGAGCACACAATGAACAACGTTACAAACATGAAAGAGAACACGCAAGCTTCTGCGGGTCAATTAATGGATGCTGATTTTGCACAAGAAACGTCAAATATGACTAAGCAACAGCTACTTATGAACTCTGGTATTTCAGTACTAAGTACAGCAAACAGCACAACACAAATGATTGGTTCACTACTACGTTAA